In Mustela lutreola isolate mMusLut2 chromosome 1, mMusLut2.pri, whole genome shotgun sequence, one genomic interval encodes:
- the SOWAHB gene encoding ankyrin repeat domain-containing protein SOWAHB — protein MARELSQEALLDFLCQAGGRVTNAALLSHFKSFLRDPDAPPGQQQRRRELFKGFVNSVAAVRQDPDGTKYVVLKRRYRDLVGEEELQRPRDPPAPAPAGGAASCAPQGARGGERRRRREQEPEEEPAGAAAQAPRSGGGGRAPEAAPAGGGRGGGSGHGPGARCAAAEARGRCCRECLQNGPEGPPGEPVLGAAPGPSPAGERPARGPPARDDRGAPGQQPEGASAERGPGSAAPGSPPAAVEAAGSRASPPAPLSRPVSPGDPPELWAPDSLHDSTPQQQRQRTWEWVARHPQIPEARDRGPTRAWSVLPDSFLQLPSGLSLWVREPDSVPRDPALASPPALPVVPEPRPESPPLGVFRSIRCQLSLQDLDGFVDQESHGSEESSSGPRESPGGSEEGLRVALGTPDWRERRNAAGGLSPKEGSPSKSLQGSRGDGHRSQQGSTEANGLAGHPKESLPWPAPKFRRSLRRSSQAGRAKLSSSDEEHLEQDLLKRTRRPPRSRRPSKAGAGPSLRVDAALTPRPVGIKASLAERGRPHSPWARAGDESAAAVLHRPSEHKSSVVPLDAREHEWIVKLASGSWIQVLTLFWEDPQLALHRDFLTGYTALHWMAKHGDLGALQDFVSSTRKAGITLDVNVKSGCGYTPLHLAAIHGHQGVIKLLVQRLASRVNIRDSSGKKPWQYLASNTSGEIWQLLEAPRGRPIFQVYPLVQSSSPTRKAKSREISRNITRKTSFAALLKNQHSKWKLANQYEKFPSPREREEYSD, from the coding sequence ATGGCCCGAGAGTTGAGCCAGGAGGCCCTGCTGGATTTCCTGTGCCAGGCCGGGGGCAGAGTGACCAACGCCGCCCTGCTGAGCCACTTCAAGAGCTTCCTGCGGGACCCCGACGCGCCCCCCGGCCAGCAGCAGCGCCGCCGCGAGCTCTTCAAGGGCTTCGTCAACTCGGTCGCCGCAGTGCGCCAGGACCCCGACGGCACCAAGTACGTGGTGCTCAAGAGGAGGTACCGGGacctggtgggggaggaggagctgcAGCGACCCCGAGAcccgcccgcgcccgcccctGCAGGGGGGGCTGCGTCCTGCGCCCCGCAAGGCGCGCGCGGGGgagagcggcggcggcggcgcgagcAGGAGCCGGAGGAGGAGCCCGCGGGGGCCGCCGCGCAGGCCCCGCGCTCAGGTGGCGGCGGACGCGCCCCGGAGGCGGccccggcgggcggcgggcgggggggcGGCTCCGGCCACGGGCCCGGCGCCAGGTGCGCCGCCGCGGAGGCGCGGGGCCGCTGCTGCCGGGAATGCCTGCAGAACGGCCCGGAGGGGCCGCCGGGCGAGCCCGTGCTCGGAGCAGCCCCGGGCCCCAGCCCCGCCGGGGAGCGGCCGGCGCGCGGCCCGCCGGCCCGGGACGACCGCGGGGCTCCGGGGCAGCAGCCGGAGGGCGCGTCCGCTGAGCGCGGCCCGGGGTCCGCAGCGCCCGGCTCGCCTCCTGCAGCTGTCGAGGCTGCCGGGAGCCGGGCTTCCCCGCCGGCCCCCCTGTCCCGCCCGGTTTCCCCCGGAGACCCGCCGGAGCTGTGGGCCCCGGACTCGCTGCACGACTCCACCccgcagcagcagcggcagcgcACCTGGGAGTGGGTGGCCAGACACCCCCAGATCCCCGAGGCCCGGGACCGCGGCCCCACTCGAGCCTGGTCGGTGCTGCCGGACAGCTTCCTCCAGCTACCCTCGGGGCTGAGCCTCTGGGTCCGGGAACCTGACTCGGTGCCTCGAGATCCCGCGCTTGCGTCTCCTCCCGCCCTGCCTGTCGTCCCGGAGCCCCGTCCCGAGAGCCCTCCGCTGGGGGTCTTCCGCAGTATTCGTTGTCAGCTGTCCCTACAAGACCTGGATGGCTTTGTGGACCAAGAAAGCCACGGCAGCGAGGAGAGCAGCAGTGGGCCTAGAGAGTCTCCCGGGGGTTCCGAAGAGGGGCTGCGGGTTGCTCTGGGAACCCCAGATTGGAGAGAGCGCAGGAATGCAGCGGGAGGCCTTTCTCCCAAGGAGGGAAGTCCCAGCAAGAGCCTTCAGGGCAGCAGAGGCGATGGTCACCGCTCTCAGCAGGGCTCGACGGAGGCTAACGGCCTTGCAGGCCACCCCAAGGAGTCTTTGCCCTGGCCAGCTCCCAAGTTCAGGAGATCCCTCAGGAGGAGCTCTCAGGCAGGGAGAGCCAAACTGTCTTCTTCCGATGAGGAGCATCTTGAGCAGGACTTGCTGAAAAGGACCCGTCGCCCACCACGGTCCAGGAGACCCTCCAAGGCAGGAGCAGGGCCCAGCCTGAGAGTGGATGCTGCTCTGACACCCAGACCTGTGGGCATTAAGGCCTCTCTTGCTGAGCGGGGTCGGCCACACAGCCCCTGGGCCCGGGCTGGGGACGAGTCTGCAGCTGCCGTCCTGCACAGACCTTCTGAGCACAAGTCATCTGTGGTCCCCCTGGACGCCAGGGAGCACGAATGGATTGTGAAGCTTGCCAGTGGCTCTTGGATTCAGGTGTTGACTTTGTTTTGGGAGGACCCGCAGCTGGCTCTGCACAGAGACTTCCTGACGGGGTACACGGCCTTGCACTGGATGGCCAAACACGGGGACCTCGGGGCACTCCAGGACTTCGTCTCCAGCACCCGGAAAGCAGGGATTACCCTTGATGTCAATGTGAAGTCCGGTTGTGGATACACCCCTCTGCACCTTGCAGCCATCCATGGTCACCAGGGGGTCATCAAATTGCTAGTGCAAAGGTTGGCCTCTCGGGTGAACATCCGGGACAGCAGCGGGAAGAAGCCATGGCAGTATCTGGCCAGTAATACCTCTGGGGAGATATGGCAGCTCCTCGAAGCCCCTCGGGGCAGGCCCATTTTCCAGGTGTATCCTTTAGTCCAAAGCTCTTCCCCCACCAGGAAGGCCAAGAGCCGGGAAATATCTAGAAATATCACCCGGAAGACTTCCTTTGCCGCACTCCTCAAAAATCAGCACAGCAAATGGAAGTTGGCCAACCAGTATGAGAAATTCCCCAGtccaagggaaagagaagagtacAGTGACTGA